The DNA window CGGTGACGATAATCTCCCGACCTCGGTCGGGCATGGCTGGCAAAAGGGTCCGCGCAACTCGCCGACTGTCTTCAATGCGGTCTTCAATAATGCTCAGTTCTGGGACGGGCGCGCCGAGGATCTGAAGGCTCAGGCCAAGGGGCCGGTCCAGGCGGGCGTCGAAATGGCCAACAATCCCGAACAGGTTGTCGCGACCCTGAAGAGCATGCCGGACTACGTCGAGCGCTTCGGACGCGCCTTCCCCGGCGAAGCGGATCCTGTCACCTTCGACAACATGGCCAAGGCCATCGAGGCTTTCGAGGTGACGTTGGTAACGCCGGCTTCGCCCTTCGATCAGTTTATTGAAGGCAATGACGCGGCCATGACGACAGAACAAAAGGAGGGGCTCAACCTCTTTGTCGAACGCGGCTGTACTGCTTGTCACAGTGGCGTCAACGTTGGCGGCGAGAACTATTTTCCCTTTGGCCTGATCAAGCGGCCCGGTGCGGATATCCTGCCCCCGGGGGATAAGGGTCGCTTCCAGGTCACCAACTCCGTCTCCGACGAATACGTTTTCCGTGCCGCGCCCTTGCGCAACATCGCCCTGACCGCGCCTTACTTCCATTCCGGGCAGGTCTGGGATCTCAAGCAGGCGGTGGCTGTGATGGGCACGGCGCAGCTTGGGACCGAAATCAGCGATGAGGAGGCGGGCAAGATCGTCGCCTTCCTGGAATCGCTGACGGGCGAACTGCCCAAGGTGGAATATCCGATCCTACCGATGGAAACCGCCGAGACGCCCCGCCCGCAGTTCTGATCGATCCCGGTTTGTGGGGGGCTTGCCCCCCTTTGAAAAAGCCTTCGACCGCTTCGTCGGCTAGGCCGCCATTTCCGATCCTTCGGGATCGAGTGTCGGAAAGTATTTATCGATCAACGCCTTTTTCATCAGCAGCGTCTCGTGATCGAAGCACTCGGCCAGGGTCTGCCAGCAGAGATCCAGCGCCTTTTCGAGCGGTAGACTGATCTCGATGCTCATGAAGCGCTCGCGGAACAGCCGTCCGAACTTGAGCAGTTGGTGATCGAACTCGGACAACTCGAAGGCCATCGCCTGTTTCTGTTCGGCATCCCGGGCGCTGGAATAGAAGCGGATCATGGTGTTCATGATCTGGCCGTGGTCCTCGCGGGTGACCTTGCCGATCACATGCTGTTTCAGGCGCGATAGCGAACCGAAGGGGTCCAACTCGCCATTGTGCAGATAGAACTGACCCTCGGTGATATAGCCGGTGTTGTCCGGGACCGGATGGGTGACGTCGTCGCCGGGCATGGTGGTCACTGTGAGGATGGTCAGCGAGCCGCCATCTTTATAGTCGGCGGCCTTCTCGTAGCGGCGCGCCAGTTGCGAATAGAGATCGCCCATGTAGCCGCGGTTGGAAGGCACGGCCTCCATGGCTATGCCGACTTCTTTCATCGCGTCGGCGTAGGCGGTCATGTCGGTGAGCAGCACCAGCACCCGCTTACCTTCCTCGACCGCGAACTTCTCGGCCACCGCGAGCGCCATGTCTGGTACCAGCAGACGTTCGACCACCGGATCGGAGGCCAGGTTGACGAACATCACGGTACGGGCGAAGACGCCGGCGTCCTCGAAGCGGCGCAGAAAAAAATGATAGTCGTCGAAAATCAGTCCCAGCCCGCCGAAGACGACGATGTCCGCATCGGCCTGAATGCCGATGCGCGCCAGCAGTTGGTTGTAAGGTTCGCCGGCGACCGAGAAGATCGGGATCTTCTGACTCTCCACCAGCGAGTTGAAGATGTCGATCATGGGCACGTCGGTGCGGATCATTTTGGAGGCAAGCAGCCGACGCGCCGGATTGACCGAGGGACCGCCGATCGGGAGCTTGGGATCCTGCGACAGGTCGGGTCCGGTATCCAGCGGCTCGCCATCGCCACGAAACACGCGACCAAGAATATTCGACGAGTAGGTGACCCGCATCGGATGCCCGAGGAAGCGCACCGAAGCCTCGGTTGAGAGACCCTTGGTCCCGGCGAAGACTTGCAGGGAGACCATGTCGCGATCCAACTTGATCGCGCGCGCGAGCGACGTGAAGCCGCCGGGATCCTCCACCAGCGCCAGATCGTCGAACGCGACTCGCATCCGCGCGTTCGCCGAGGGCGGTACGCGAACCTTCAGAATGTCCCCGACGATTTCCAGTACCTTGGAGTAGCGGGCTAGGGTTTGAGTCAAGGCGCGATACCTCGGGTGGACGGGCGGAAGGCAGTGGCATGCCGGACGTTCAGGTTTGCACTTCGAGCGTGGGTGACGGGCGTTGCAGGAAATTTCCCTGCACATAGTCGACGCCAGCCGTCCAGAGGACGGTGAGTGCGCGGGCGTCCTCGACGCCCGTCACGATGCTCTTGACGTTGAATTCGCGCGCGAGCGTTGCAAGCGCGATGAGTTGCTGCTGCTTGGCCGGGTCGTCCGCCAGCTCTTGGGCGAAGCTGGACTGTAACAGTACATAGTCCAGCTTCAGCCCCTGGAGCAGCAACTCGGGGCGTTCGATCGAGCCGAATCGATTCACCGCGACACGGCATTTGATTTTTTTGAGCGTCTCAACCAGCTTGCCGATACTTGCCAGATTGCCGACGACTAATTCTTCCTGGAACTGAAATGTCAGCCAGTTGCCGCGGACATCGAATTCACGCAGGCAATCGCAGATCCACAAAATAATATTGGGATTGCGGAAGGTGTCCTCGGACAGGTTGACGAATAAACTGATGTTATGCCCGGCGCGTCGCTGTTCGCCGATGACCTGAATCGCGGCGCGGATCGCCCATTTGTCGATCTGTTCGATCAGGCCCGCGCGGATCGCGGGGTCGATGAAATCCTTGGCCTCGTAGAGCGTTTCGTGCTCGTCGAACAGGCGCACCAGAGCGCTGTAGTTTTCCTGATTGTCGCCCATGAGACTGATGATGGGTTGATAGACGAGCTTGAATTGATCGTTCTGCAATGCGTATTCGATTTTGCGCACGATGTCGGCTTCCCCTTCCTCTCCCTCCTGGTGGGCGCCCGCGGCCAGCGAACTGGGCGACTGTCCTGATGTCTGCCCCTGGGCGGCGAAGTCATGACCGATGCACAGCCGATAGGCGGCATCGAGGATGTCTTCCGCCGCCGCAGCGCGATCCCTGACGAGGTAATAACCGATCTCGCAGTCGGGTTCTTCGCCGTCCCTGGCGGCGGCCTGGCCCGTCAGGCGGGCGGTCGCGATCAGGCGTTCGGCAAACGCCTTGGCCTCGAACTCGCTCAGGCCGTCGACGATCAGACCGAAACCGTCATCGTTCACGCGGGCAAGAAAGCCGCGTCCGGCGACGCTCGACGTCAGGATTTCAGCGAACTCCTTCAGCTTTTCAAGGCCATGAATCAATCCTAAATCGCGGAGAAGCCGTGCGCTACTCTTGACGCGGAGATAGAAGATCGCGAATGGCCGTTCGACGATGCGCTCCGAATCGATATGCGCGTCGATCTCGGTCAGCAGGCTGGCGAGTCCCGTTTCGCTGGTCGCCGCCGGTTGAGTGGCGCCAGTGTTCGCCGTTCCGGCGGGGGCGTCGATTGCGTTCAGGATCAGTCGCAGACAGGGTTCGTGGTCGACTTCGGAGGGCGCGGCGAGTAGACGCGCCTTGAATTGGCTGACGTCGGCGCGCCGGCAGGCGACGGTGAGTTCCAATGGCTCGCCTAGGGAGGAGGCATCGCCGCCGCGCAGAAGATCGCGGATCTGCTTTTGCTGTTCGGGCATGAAGAGATCAAGAAAGGGCGTCGCCTGCAGTTCATCGAGATCAGCGTAGCCGAACAGGTCGAGGTAGGCCTGATTGGCATCGATATGCAGACCGTCCTGGACGAAGGCGACGCCCGCGCTGGTGACGTCGATCAACTCGCGGTCGCGCTGTTCGCAGAGCCGGAGACGTTCGTTCAGCGCGCGGGCTTCGCGTCGTTTCAGCAGATCGGTAAATTCGCGCGAGACCGCGAGCTTGAGGTGTTCGTTATCGTTGCGTCCGATCAGATCCCGCGCGCCTCCACGTCGCGCCTTGATCAGATCTCCGGCATGACGATCCGCCTCCCCGATCACGATGAACGGAACATCGGCATCCAGCTTGCGATACGCGGCGAAGACGTGATCGAGATCCACGTCCCGATCATAACCGCAGCAGAGAATCATGTCGCAGGAACGCTGCGTAATGACATCCTGAAGGCGATCCGCCTGCGGAATCGTGACACTTGTCGCCGCCAGACCGTCCTCGCGCAAGGTGCCGATCAACCGCTCGGCTTCGCTTGTCTCGGAGGTAACGATCAAGAGTGTGAGGGTTTGATTTTGCACAGACATCCCAAGCGTGCCGGCGTAGCCCGATAAATCGCTGATGCCTGATTATCGGCCTTTACGGGCGGTTAGGGGAAGGGAAAAAGGGGCAAGGGGCAAGGGGCAAGGGGCAAGGGGCAAGGGGCAAGGGGCAAGGGGCAAGGGGCAAGGGGCAAGGGGCAAGGGGCAAGGGGCAAGATTGTGTTTGTTTGCGTGGCGGCCGTACCAGTTTAATTTTTGACGATTTGCGGAAAAAAATTTTTCGACCCGGGCCTCGGCGCGTGAAGCCGTTCATGGTTCGAGAACCTCACCACGAACGGCTTCAAGGACACCACGAAGGGCGCAGGGGGCATCACGGCTCCATAGTTAATGCTCTTGCCACCTTGCCCCTTGCCCCTTAAATCGGCATCTTCGAGTCCGCCCCTGGCACTTCGCGTACCAGTCTCGGCACTAGATAGCCCGGTAGCTGTTGGCGCAGGGTTTGTATCAGCCGGCACGCGCGCTGGTCGCTGACCTGGAAATGGGCGGCTCCGGAGACTGGATCGAGCTGATGGAGGTAATAGGGCAGGGCGCCGCAGCGAAACAGCCGCTCGCTGAGTTGGCCGAGCGTCGTGCTGTCGTCATTGACCGCCCGCAGCAGGACGCTCTGATTGAGGACCGTGACGCCGGCGCGGCGCAGCAATCCTAGCGACTGTTCGGCATCCGCCCCTAATTCCTGGGGATGATTGGCATGGATCACAACCACGGCGTCCAGACGCGAATCGGCGAGGATCGCGCAAAATCGCTCGGTTACCCGATTGGGCAGCACGACAGGCAGCCGCGTATGGATGCGTAACCGACGCAGGTGCCCGATGCCATCGAGTTGGGCGACGAGCCTCTCAAGTTGATCGTCAGCCAGCATCAAGGGGTCTCCGCCGCTGAGGATGACCTCGGACAGCGAGGGATCCGCGGCGATCCGGGCGAGCGCGGAGGCGCTGCGAGCCGCCGCGGAGCCCAGGCCGGCATAGGGATAATGACGCCGAAAACAGTAACGACAATGGATCGCGCAGGCGCCGGTGGCGATCAGCAAGGCGCGCCCCGCGTATTTTTGCAGCAGGCCGTGACCGCGATCCGCGGCGGTGTCGTCGACCGGATCCATGACATAGCCAGGGATCCTCGCCTGTTCGAGCGCGAGCGGCAGAACCTGTCGGAGCAAGGGATCCTCGGGGTCGCCCGGTCGCATCAAGGCGGCGAATTCGCGGGTGACCAGGACTCTGAAGGAAGGCGGGGTGGCACGGTCGAGATCCGGGATGTCCGCCTCGCGCAGTCCGAGCGACTCAAGCAGGGCCGCGACATCGGTGAAGGACGCGGCGAGGGAATGCCGCCAGGATTCGCTCTGACAGGGTTTGGTCTGACAAGTCGCCAGGCTTCGCGTTACCATGGCGCGATTTGGCTTCACAGAAAACGAGGATGGCATGGCTTTTTACAGTACCAGTGAATTCAAGGGCGGGCTCAAGATCATGCTGGACGGGGATCCGTACAACATCGTCGAGAACGAGTTCGTCAAGCCCGGCAAGGGCCAGGCCTTCAATCGCGTGCGGGTGCGCAATCTGAAGACCGGGCGAACCGTGGAAAAGACCTTCAAGTCGGGCGATAGCGTCGAGGCGGCCGATGTCCATGATACCGAGATGCAGTATCTCTACAACGACGGCGAGGAATGGCACTTCATGGATCCGGGTAGCTTCGAGCAGATGACCGCCGATGCGAACGCGGTCGGCGAGGCCGCGAAGTGGATCAAGGATAACGATGTCTGCAAGGTGACCCTCTGGAACGGCGCTCCGCTGGCGGTCGATCCGCCCAATTTCGTGGTTCTGCGGATCGTCGAGACCGATCCGGGGCTCAAGGGCGATACCTCGGGTGGCGGCGGCAAGCCGGCCACGCTGGAAACCGGCGCCGTGGTGCGCGTGCCGCTGTTCGTCCAGTCGGGCGAATTGGTCAAGGTCGACACCCGCATCGGAGAATACGTCTCGCGCGTCAAGGACGCATGAACCACGATCCGGCCGGGCGACTTCCCAACGACTGGCGCTCAAGCGCGGCGCTCGCCATGCTCCAGGCTCGCGCGGATCTGCTCGCGCGCCTGCGCGGCTTTTTCGCGCTCGCGGGCGTCTTGGAGGTGGAGACGCCGATCCTCTCTCAGGCGGCGGTCACCGATCCGGCGCTGGCCAGTCTGGCCGTCGGCGCGGCCGGAGCGGGGGGCGGTTCAGGCCGAACGCTGTATCTTCAGACCTCGCCCGAATTCCCGATGAAACGACTGCTGGCCTCCGGTAGCGGTCCGATCTATCAGATCTGCAAAGTCTTCCGCGACGACGAACGCGGTCGCTTCCACCACCCCGAATTCAGCCTGCTGGAATGGTACCGTCCCGGTTGGGATCATCGTCGACTCATGGACGAGGTCGCCGAGCTGGTGCGCACGGCGCTCCAACGCCCGGCGATGCCGGTGGAGCGCATCGGCTATCGGGAGCTGTTCCTCAAGGGTCTGGAGTTGGATCCCTGGTTGGCGACCGTCGAGGATCTGCGCGGCGCGGCGCTGGCGGCGGGCATTGCCGACGCGGCGCGGCTCGATCTGGACGCGGACGCCTGGCTCGATCTGCTGCTGACCCATTGCCTGGAGTCCAGCCTGGGCCGGGGCGGCATGACCTTTCTGGTCGACTATCCGCCCAGTCAGGCGGCGCTGGCCCGCATCCGTCCCGGTTCGCTCCCGGTGGCCGAGCGTTTCGAGCTGTATATCGAGGGCGTCGAACTGGCCAACGGCTTTGGCGAACTCACGGACCCGGTCGAGCAGCGGGCGCGCTTCCAGGCCGATCTGGCGACACGGCGCCAGCGCGGACAGCGCGAACCTCCGCTCGACGAGCGTTTTCTCGCTGCGCTGACGGCGGGAATGCCGGAGTGCGCGGGCGTGGCGCTTGGCATCGATCGGTTGCTGATGATGGCAACCGGCGCCGGGCATATCGACGCCGTGCTTGCCTTTCCGGTGGAGCGGGCATGACTGGACCGTCCGCATCCGCCTTGCCCTGTCGAATCTTCAGCGGACGACTAAAATCAGTCTTGTAACAACCGTGGAGGACATCGTCATGCCCATGTCAAAAATGCTTGAGGCGTATCTGATGGAGCGGGAGATCGGCTATGCCGTGATGCGGCATCCGCACACGGCATCGAGTATGGACACGGCGGCCGTGGCGCATGTGCCAGGCGACCGACTGGCGAAGGGGGTAGTGGTGAAGGATGGCGACGAGTATCTGATGGTTGTCGTTCCATCCGATTATCACGTTCATCTCGGGCGGTTGCACCTGTACCTGGGGCATGCCGCGGAGCTTGCATCCGAGCAGGAACTGAAGGATCTGTTCCCGGATTGCGAGTCTGGCGCGGTGCCGCCAATCGGCGCGGCCTTTGGCCGGCGCACCCTGATCGACAGGCAGTTGCTGGAGCAGCCCGAGATCTTTTTCGAGTCTGGCGATCACGAGACCCTGATCCGGGTTGGCGGCGAGCAGCTGGACGTCCTCCTGGATGAGGCTGAACCGGTTGACGTTGGGGTGCATCTTTAATTGGCGCGCCAGGATGGCCGTGCTCGACGCGCTTTTGTTGGTGATCTGGGCGAACGCCGTCCCGGTGGCGGCACGTCTTGCGCTTGCCGATCGCTGGGCGGCGCCGGTCGATGGCGGCGCCGTTTTTTATGATGGGCGCCCCTGGCTCGGTGCCTCCAAGACCTGGCGGGGATGGTTCGCCTGTGTGCTGACGACGCCCTGGATCGCGGCGATCCTCGGATGGCCCTGGGCGCTTGGGCTGACGGTGGCCTTGGGTGCGATGCTGGGCGATGCGGTGGCCAGTTTCGTTAAACGGCGCTTCGACGTTCGTTCGGGTGCGTCAGTCCCGGTGTTGGATCAGGTTCCTGAGGCATTGATTCCCGCCCTGGCGTTGCAGTCTCCGATGAGTCTGACGCCGATCGATCTGGCATTCGTGGTGGGCGGTTTTTGGATGGTCGACCGATTACTGACCCCGGTTGCCCGTCGCTTGCGGTAATTCGCCTGTCTGCAACTCATGCAGGGTGATTTCGGGTGGGCAGTTGAGCCGGGCATTGACCACCGAGGTTCCGGCGCCGACCGAGGTATAACCGATGAGGTTGCCGTGGCGCCAGGAACCGGCGGCCAGTCGGCGCGGACAGCGGGCGTCCCAGGTCAACGGAAAGCCGCCCGGCAGGCAGATCTGGCCGCCGTGGGTATGGCCGCAGAGGAGGAGGTCGAAACCGCTGTGGGCCGCGTGCCGATAGATCTCGGGGGTGTGGGAGAGCAGGATCGAGACTGCGTCCTCGGGAATCTTCGCCGCGACCTTGTCGATGTTGTGGACCCGATAGTAGTGGGCGTCGTCGATGCCGGCCAGATAGAGAGCCTGACCGTCCCGCTCGATGAGAACGGTTTCGTTCAGGAGGACGCGAATGCCCATTGACTCCAGTCCGGGAACCAGTCTGAGCGTGTCGTGATTGCCCAGGATGGCGTAGATGGGCGCCTTCAGGTTGCGCCGCAGTGCCGCCATCGCCCTCAAAACCGCCTCGAAGGGACCGAAGGTTTTCGCCCGATAGTCCCCGGTCAGCACGCAGAGATCATAGTCCAGATCCCGGACGCTTGCGCCGATGGCGTCGGCGTTGCGGGGATCCATGTCCAGATGCAGATCGCTCAGATGCAGGATCCGGAAGCCCCGGAAGGCATCCGGCAGGCCGGACAGCACCACCCGGTTGTGCCGGAGCCGGATCGCGCGGGCATTGCGCTGGGCGCGTTCGTAGAGTCCGCTCAGGCGCAAACAGTGGCGAATGACGCCATGCACCGAATACCAGTTTTCCGGGTAGAAAAAGTGCGCCCCAGGGCGATTGAGGACGAAGACCTCGTGATCGCCTTCCAAGCCCAGTCGCTGTCGCAGATGGCTGCGTCCGATGCGGGCGGTTAAGGCTTCGATGTCGCGAGGCTCCATGGGTCGTCTTCGCCCCTAGGAGGGCTTGGCGTCGTCGCTTGCCGATGTCTCCCGATCTGCCGGTTGCCGCTCTTCGCGCGCTTGTTTCAGGCGGTCGAGGGCGGCGCGCTGCTGAACATAAAATCCCAGAATAATCGCAACGATCACGATCAGCTCGATCGCTTTGCCGGATCCGGCGTCCATGTGCGTACCTCGCGATGGTTGACCTGCGTGGAAATCATTTGGATCGGGCCGATCCGGGGGTGACTATTGCGAATCATGCGGCGGATAGCAAGACACGGCGCCGCGCGGCTCCGCTCGGACAAGCGCCAGAAACCAGCGACGAGGTCGCGTGTGCTCGTGGCGCCTGGCAGGCTGGCTTCAGCATTATTTCGTTTCCGGGAAGGCTTTTCGGTCGCGCTTTGGGTAGACTTCCGGGGTTTCGATCCGAGCCAGTCAGGAGATCTTCTTTCATGCACCGCACCAGCGGCATTTTGCTTCATCCGACCTCGCTGCCCGGTCCCTACGGGATTGGCGATCTCGGGCCGACCGCGCACCGTTTCATCGATTTTCTCGCAGGAGCGGGGCAAGGTCTTTGGCAGATGCTGCCATTGGGGCCGACCGGCTATCAGGATTCGCCCTATCAGTGCACCTCGGCCTACGCGGGGAATCCGCTCCTCATCAGTCCGGACCTGCTGCTGCAGGCGGGCTGGATCCAGGAGAGCGATCTCGATCCGCCTGAATTCACGCGGGATCAAGTGGACTTTGGCGCCGTTCATGTCTGGAAACATAACCTGATTCAGCGGGCGATGAATGGTTTCAAGGCGGACGCGACCGCGGCGGATCGTGACGATTTCGCCTATTTTTGCGAGACCCATCGGATCTGGCTCGAAGATTTTGCGCTCTATCATGCCTTGAAGGTCCACCACGAGCTTCGCCCCTGGACCGACTGGGCGCCCGAGTTCGCCCTGCGCGATCCCGGGGCGTTAGCCGATTGGTCCAAGGCCAACCCTGGCGAACTCGAACTCCAGCGCTTTATTCAGTACGTCTTCTTTCGCCAGTGGGGCGAACTACGGGCCTATGCCAGGGCGCGGGGTGTCCATCTGATCGGCGACATGCCGATCTTTGTCGCCCACGATTCGAGCGAGGTCTGGACCCATCCGGAATGGTTCGAACTGGATGATCACGGCCACCCGACGGTGATCGCGGGCGTTCCGCCGGATTATTTCAGCAGTACCGGGCAGCGCTGGGGCAATCCGCTCTACCGTTGGGAGACGCTGGCGGCCGACGGCTACAGTTTCTGGGTCGAGCGGTTGCGCCGGGTGCTCGAACTGGTCGATCTGGTGCGGATCGATCACTTTCGCGGCTTCGCGGCCTACTGGGAGATTCCCGCCGCGGAGGAAACCGCGATCAGCGGCCGTTGGGTGCCGGGTCCGGGAATGGCGCTGTTCGATGCGCTCCGCGAGGCGCTCGGCGACGACCTGCCGCTGATTGCCGAGGATCTTGGAGTCATCACCGAGGATGTCGAAGCACTGCGGGACGACTTGAAACTGCCCGGCATGGCGGTTCTGCAATTCGGTTTCGAGGATACCGAGGGCGGCTTCGGACGCTCCGCCTTTCTGCCGCACAATCATCGCCGGCGGCTGGCCGTCTACACCGGTACCCACGACAACAACAGCCTGCTTGGCTGGTGGGCGGACAAGGATGACGCGATTCGGCACAATGCCCGCGTCTATCTCAATAGCAACGGCGAGGAACTGAATTGGGACTTCATCCGCGCCGCGCTCTCTTCCGTGGCGGCGCTGGCCCTGTTCCCCATGCAGGATGTCCTCGGACTTGGCGCCGAGGCGTGCATGAATCGTCCCGGCACGGCCAACGGGAACTGGACGTGGCGGTATCGCGAGGAGATGGTCAGCGAGGCCAACGCCGCGCGTCTGCGCGAACTGACCCGACTCTATGGGCGGCTACCCTATTCGGCGACCTGAGGGCTCGCTATTTCTCCGCTGTCAGATAGGCAATCCATCCGGCATCCGGCTCGCCGGCCTCGACGGGCACGAAGACTCCGTCCGGATTGCCGTCGGCATCCCAGCCCTGCCAATGGACGAGGATCCGGGAAAATCCGGCCTCGTCGAGCAGTTCGCGGACCTCGGGCAGGGTCCAGAGGCGCCAGTCGTAGCTGAACGCACGTTCCAGTCCGGAGCCGTCGTCGAAGCGGAAATGGATATGACACACGAGCCGTCCGGTCACCGGTTCATAAGCCGCCTGCTCCCAGACATAGGTAAAGTCGCCGCCCACCGGGTCATGGATTCGGCGCTCCTCGACCAGAAGACGATAGGAATCGTAGCCGCCATAGGCGTCCAGAAAGAACACGCCGCTGTCCTTCAGTGTCGCCCGGACCCGCCGAAAATACTGGAGCAGAGCGGCGCGCTCGCGTAATAGCCAATAGCTGAAGTTCATCGCCAGCACGATATCCGGCTGGCGTGTCTGCGCCGCGAGGACATTTTGCTGGAGCAAGGCGACCCGGGAACGCTGGTGTTCCGGCAATGTTTGGAGATTATGGCGCAGGCCCCAGTCGAGCACCTCGGGATCCAGATCCACGCCGAAGGCATGATTGGTCTTGCGACGGCGCACCCATTCGCAACAGATGGCGGCCGTACCGCAAAAGTCCTCCCTCAGAATCCGAGCGCCACGGCAGCGGATCATCCGATAGGTCCGGTCCACGAAGTCCACCTCCGCGGACGGATTCTGGACCGCAAGCTCATAGAGGCGATGGCGATCGGGTCGACTTGCGGCAACCGGCATGATTCACGACTCGAGCCGGATCGGAAGTGTGCTACGTCCCGTTCTGTCCGATCACTGGCGATCCGCCGCTGACCGTTCATTGGACGAAGCTTCATTTGAAAGCGTCCGGCTGTTGATGTATCTTAGTCGGCTTACAGACGACAGGGAAGATCGAGCGGACAGCCCCATGTTGCATCGGCCGCAACGGTATCCGTTCAGCACAAACGTCTGTGATCACACCCCGGAGAGGTGTCCGAGAGGCTTAAGGAGCACGCCTGGAAAGTGTGTATAGGTTAATCCCTATCGAGGGTTCGAATCCCTCCCTCTCCGCCAATCCCATAAAAAAACAATATTTAGTTCAACCGCTTATGTCGCATTTTTTTAAGCGGCCCCCAATTGCCTCCCTCCGCTTCGACATTGGCTCAGGCGACATTCGCCATTAAGACTCCTACATTCTGTCTTTGTCGCAATCTGACGCTTTGGCTGCTCTCGATAACTCTCAGTAACCCGGCTTAGACTTTGAGTTGGATAGACTCTGAGACTCGGCTGGACTCGCTGTGGGAGTGGCCGGATCGGAATGCGCTCATGATGAGCGGACACTGAACCTGTTGCATCGCGCGCGTTCTATAGTCGCTGTGAA is part of the Thiocystis violascens DSM 198 genome and encodes:
- a CDS encoding cytochrome-c peroxidase, whose translation is MSKSILLLAALAAVAASSVAATDQELRAKAAAVGLQALPYGPQQPNDNAMTREKIELGKMLFFDPRLSASGVISCNTCHNLGTGGDDNLPTSVGHGWQKGPRNSPTVFNAVFNNAQFWDGRAEDLKAQAKGPVQAGVEMANNPEQVVATLKSMPDYVERFGRAFPGEADPVTFDNMAKAIEAFEVTLVTPASPFDQFIEGNDAAMTTEQKEGLNLFVERGCTACHSGVNVGGENYFPFGLIKRPGADILPPGDKGRFQVTNSVSDEYVFRAAPLRNIALTAPYFHSGQVWDLKQAVAVMGTAQLGTEISDEEAGKIVAFLESLTGELPKVEYPILPMETAETPRPQF
- a CDS encoding V-type ATP synthase subunit B, yielding MTQTLARYSKVLEIVGDILKVRVPPSANARMRVAFDDLALVEDPGGFTSLARAIKLDRDMVSLQVFAGTKGLSTEASVRFLGHPMRVTYSSNILGRVFRGDGEPLDTGPDLSQDPKLPIGGPSVNPARRLLASKMIRTDVPMIDIFNSLVESQKIPIFSVAGEPYNQLLARIGIQADADIVVFGGLGLIFDDYHFFLRRFEDAGVFARTVMFVNLASDPVVERLLVPDMALAVAEKFAVEEGKRVLVLLTDMTAYADAMKEVGIAMEAVPSNRGYMGDLYSQLARRYEKAADYKDGGSLTILTVTTMPGDDVTHPVPDNTGYITEGQFYLHNGELDPFGSLSRLKQHVIGKVTREDHGQIMNTMIRFYSSARDAEQKQAMAFELSEFDHQLLKFGRLFRERFMSIEISLPLEKALDLCWQTLAECFDHETLLMKKALIDKYFPTLDPEGSEMAA
- a CDS encoding EAL domain-containing protein; this translates as MSVQNQTLTLLIVTSETSEAERLIGTLREDGLAATSVTIPQADRLQDVITQRSCDMILCCGYDRDVDLDHVFAAYRKLDADVPFIVIGEADRHAGDLIKARRGGARDLIGRNDNEHLKLAVSREFTDLLKRREARALNERLRLCEQRDRELIDVTSAGVAFVQDGLHIDANQAYLDLFGYADLDELQATPFLDLFMPEQQKQIRDLLRGGDASSLGEPLELTVACRRADVSQFKARLLAAPSEVDHEPCLRLILNAIDAPAGTANTGATQPAATSETGLASLLTEIDAHIDSERIVERPFAIFYLRVKSSARLLRDLGLIHGLEKLKEFAEILTSSVAGRGFLARVNDDGFGLIVDGLSEFEAKAFAERLIATARLTGQAAARDGEEPDCEIGYYLVRDRAAAAEDILDAAYRLCIGHDFAAQGQTSGQSPSSLAAGAHQEGEEGEADIVRKIEYALQNDQFKLVYQPIISLMGDNQENYSALVRLFDEHETLYEAKDFIDPAIRAGLIEQIDKWAIRAAIQVIGEQRRAGHNISLFVNLSEDTFRNPNIILWICDCLREFDVRGNWLTFQFQEELVVGNLASIGKLVETLKKIKCRVAVNRFGSIERPELLLQGLKLDYVLLQSSFAQELADDPAKQQQLIALATLAREFNVKSIVTGVEDARALTVLWTAGVDYVQGNFLQRPSPTLEVQT
- the epmB gene encoding EF-P beta-lysylation protein EpmB; the encoded protein is MVTRSLATCQTKPCQSESWRHSLAASFTDVAALLESLGLREADIPDLDRATPPSFRVLVTREFAALMRPGDPEDPLLRQVLPLALEQARIPGYVMDPVDDTAADRGHGLLQKYAGRALLIATGACAIHCRYCFRRHYPYAGLGSAAARSASALARIAADPSLSEVILSGGDPLMLADDQLERLVAQLDGIGHLRRLRIHTRLPVVLPNRVTERFCAILADSRLDAVVVIHANHPQELGADAEQSLGLLRRAGVTVLNQSVLLRAVNDDSTTLGQLSERLFRCGALPYYLHQLDPVSGAAHFQVSDQRACRLIQTLRQQLPGYLVPRLVREVPGADSKMPI
- the efp gene encoding elongation factor P is translated as MAFYSTSEFKGGLKIMLDGDPYNIVENEFVKPGKGQAFNRVRVRNLKTGRTVEKTFKSGDSVEAADVHDTEMQYLYNDGEEWHFMDPGSFEQMTADANAVGEAAKWIKDNDVCKVTLWNGAPLAVDPPNFVVLRIVETDPGLKGDTSGGGGKPATLETGAVVRVPLFVQSGELVKVDTRIGEYVSRVKDA
- the epmA gene encoding EF-P lysine aminoacylase EpmA, which translates into the protein MNHDPAGRLPNDWRSSAALAMLQARADLLARLRGFFALAGVLEVETPILSQAAVTDPALASLAVGAAGAGGGSGRTLYLQTSPEFPMKRLLASGSGPIYQICKVFRDDERGRFHHPEFSLLEWYRPGWDHRRLMDEVAELVRTALQRPAMPVERIGYRELFLKGLELDPWLATVEDLRGAALAAGIADAARLDLDADAWLDLLLTHCLESSLGRGGMTFLVDYPPSQAALARIRPGSLPVAERFELYIEGVELANGFGELTDPVEQRARFQADLATRRQRGQREPPLDERFLAALTAGMPECAGVALGIDRLLMMATGAGHIDAVLAFPVERA
- a CDS encoding aminoacyl-tRNA deacylase, whose protein sequence is MPMSKMLEAYLMEREIGYAVMRHPHTASSMDTAAVAHVPGDRLAKGVVVKDGDEYLMVVVPSDYHVHLGRLHLYLGHAAELASEQELKDLFPDCESGAVPPIGAAFGRRTLIDRQLLEQPEIFFESGDHETLIRVGGEQLDVLLDEAEPVDVGVHL
- a CDS encoding CDP-archaeol synthase produces the protein MAVLDALLLVIWANAVPVAARLALADRWAAPVDGGAVFYDGRPWLGASKTWRGWFACVLTTPWIAAILGWPWALGLTVALGAMLGDAVASFVKRRFDVRSGASVPVLDQVPEALIPALALQSPMSLTPIDLAFVVGGFWMVDRLLTPVARRLR